Proteins encoded in a region of the Clostridium butyricum genome:
- a CDS encoding lysophospholipid acyltransferase family protein, giving the protein MRSFIFYPGIILALIITNLYRIKINILTKKGDSKKREAYIHKVTTQWAKFVMKLSGAKITVIGEENIPKDQTVLFIANHQSNFDIPLIMSSIDVPKGFIAKKELEKWPMISTWMKYINCIFMDRSNLRKSAEAIVEGAKLLKNGYSMVIFPEGTRSKGGPVEDFKAGSFKLATKSKCPIVPVTIDGTYKLLEANKNWIKADNVRLIIHPPIDVTSLSKEESENLHNTVRSIISKDCTTI; this is encoded by the coding sequence ATGAGAAGTTTTATTTTTTACCCAGGTATTATTCTTGCTTTGATAATTACCAATCTATATAGAATTAAAATAAATATTTTAACGAAAAAAGGCGACTCAAAGAAAAGAGAAGCTTACATTCACAAAGTCACTACACAATGGGCAAAATTTGTAATGAAATTATCTGGTGCTAAAATTACCGTTATTGGAGAAGAGAACATTCCTAAAGACCAGACTGTATTATTTATTGCAAACCATCAAAGTAACTTTGATATTCCTTTAATAATGAGTTCAATCGATGTACCTAAAGGATTTATTGCTAAAAAGGAACTGGAAAAATGGCCTATGATAAGTACGTGGATGAAATATATCAATTGTATATTCATGGATAGAAGCAACCTTAGAAAATCAGCTGAAGCAATTGTTGAAGGTGCTAAACTATTAAAGAATGGATACTCAATGGTTATATTTCCTGAAGGCACAAGAAGTAAAGGCGGTCCAGTTGAAGACTTTAAGGCTGGAAGCTTTAAGCTTGCTACAAAATCAAAGTGTCCTATAGTTCCAGTTACTATAGATGGAACATATAAACTTCTAGAAGCTAATAAGAATTGGATAAAGGCCGATAATGTAAGACTTATCATACACCCACCAATTGATGTTACTTCTTTGTCTAAAGAGGAATCTGAGAATCTTCACAATACTGTGCGTTCTATTATAAGCAAGGATTGTACAACTATATAA
- a CDS encoding DEAD/DEAH box helicase: MSDNQFATLGLKESIVRAISDLGFTKPSQIQEQSIPVTLSGADLIGQAQTGTGKTAAYSLPILTKMSTNKGIKALILAPTRELAVQVKDEMNRLSKYEKAEILAVYGGDSIDRQIRALRKGVDVVVGTPGRMLDLIKRKCLHLDSVEFLVLDEADEMLNMGFIDDIESILSHTPEERQTLLFSATMPDPIAKLAKRYMKPDAKLVSVKKSSLTVSKIEQSYFMINNKHRLEALCRLLDLDNPSSAIIFCRTKRGVDELVQELQSKGYMVEGMHGDMTQAHRLTTLSKFKEGTLNLLIATDVAARGIDVDGVTHVFNYDLPQDVESYVHRIGRTGRANREGTAYSLVTPKDFSMLKQIQKVTKSAITQKPVPTAEEIKNKKFNDIIKEVTETITSGDLTKFMPNAIELVENNDPLSVVAALMKIKYDNESVFDYSSDKLEAPKKEDIRLFFSVGKRDGLTPKVLINYIKDRTRVNASTIGQIDLMENFSFVSVDETVSKKILDKCPGGKINKKKVNVEVANRRKK, translated from the coding sequence ATGAGTGATAATCAATTTGCAACTTTAGGTCTTAAAGAGAGTATTGTACGTGCAATATCAGACCTAGGTTTTACAAAACCATCTCAAATTCAAGAACAAAGTATTCCTGTAACATTAAGTGGCGCTGACCTTATTGGGCAGGCACAAACAGGTACAGGAAAAACTGCTGCGTATAGCTTACCTATACTAACTAAAATGAGCACTAATAAAGGAATTAAAGCCCTTATTTTAGCTCCAACAAGAGAACTTGCTGTTCAAGTTAAAGATGAAATGAACAGATTGTCTAAGTACGAAAAAGCAGAAATTTTAGCTGTTTACGGTGGTGACTCAATAGACAGACAAATAAGAGCATTAAGAAAAGGTGTAGACGTAGTTGTTGGTACTCCTGGAAGAATGCTTGATTTAATTAAAAGAAAATGCCTTCATTTAGATAGCGTTGAATTTTTAGTTTTAGATGAAGCTGATGAAATGCTTAATATGGGATTCATTGACGATATAGAATCAATCTTAAGTCATACACCAGAAGAAAGACAAACTTTATTATTCTCAGCTACTATGCCTGATCCAATAGCAAAACTTGCTAAAAGATACATGAAGCCTGATGCTAAACTTGTTAGTGTTAAGAAAAGTTCTTTAACAGTATCTAAAATAGAACAAAGCTACTTCATGATAAACAATAAGCACAGATTAGAAGCGCTTTGTAGACTACTAGACTTAGATAATCCAAGTTCAGCTATAATATTCTGTAGAACTAAGAGAGGCGTTGATGAATTAGTTCAAGAATTACAATCAAAAGGCTACATGGTTGAAGGAATGCATGGTGACATGACACAAGCTCACAGATTAACTACTTTAAGTAAATTTAAAGAAGGTACTTTAAATTTATTAATAGCTACTGATGTTGCTGCAAGAGGTATCGACGTTGATGGCGTTACTCACGTATTTAACTATGATTTACCACAAGATGTTGAATCATATGTTCATAGAATAGGTAGAACAGGTAGAGCTAATAGAGAAGGTACTGCTTATTCATTAGTAACACCTAAGGATTTCTCAATGCTTAAGCAAATCCAAAAAGTTACTAAGAGTGCTATAACTCAAAAGCCAGTTCCAACTGCTGAAGAAATTAAGAATAAAAAATTCAATGATATAATAAAAGAAGTTACTGAAACTATAACTTCTGGAGATCTTACTAAGTTCATGCCTAATGCAATTGAATTAGTAGAAAACAATGATCCATTATCAGTAGTTGCTGCATTAATGAAAATTAAATATGATAATGAAAGCGTATTTGATTATAGTTCAGATAAATTAGAAGCACCTAAAAAAGAAGATATTCGTTTATTCTTCTCTGTCGGTAAAAGAGATGGATTAACTCCTAAAGTTTTAATTAATTATATTAAAGATAGAACTAGAGTTAATGCTTCAACAATAGGTCAAATAGACCTTATGGAAAACTTCTCATTTGTAAGTGTTGATGAAACTGTATCTAAAAAAATATTAGATAAATGTCCAGGTGGAAAAATCAACAAGAAAAAAGTTAATGTAGAAGTTGCTAATAGACGTAAGAAATAA
- a CDS encoding Hsp20/alpha crystallin family protein codes for MFGMFPFGMGNMISFTSFTSFTSTKDGINGFNVTNGYSGFFDPNQANNFNQNMNNMNGMNLLDHIQSAVTSVLNNVDIEKLAEEYYTAISDTIKENSIEDDCDFIDFERNDDMYILRIDLNGIDLRELSIRYDPGILDINLKRSEYDNNSYRGYTNNIVKKKYNTSFDNIEEIDTDRVLKSIDNGIFTMRMPKKYALDSASKIIEVENYTVDNENDKVIKKM; via the coding sequence ATGTTTGGAATGTTTCCTTTTGGAATGGGTAATATGATTTCATTTACTAGTTTTACGAGTTTCACAAGTACAAAGGATGGTATTAATGGCTTTAATGTAACTAATGGGTATAGTGGTTTCTTTGATCCTAATCAAGCAAATAACTTTAATCAAAATATGAATAATATGAATGGAATGAACTTACTAGATCATATACAAAGTGCAGTAACATCTGTATTAAATAATGTTGATATAGAAAAGCTTGCAGAGGAATATTATACAGCTATATCAGATACTATAAAAGAAAATTCAATAGAAGATGACTGTGATTTTATTGATTTTGAACGAAATGATGATATGTATATACTGAGAATCGATTTAAATGGTATAGATTTAAGGGAATTAAGTATAAGATATGATCCGGGAATTTTAGATATAAACCTTAAAAGATCTGAGTATGACAATAATTCATATAGGGGATACACTAATAATATTGTAAAGAAGAAATATAATACTAGTTTTGACAATATTGAAGAAATAGATACAGATAGAGTATTAAAGTCAATTGACAATGGCATATTTACAATGAGGATGCCAAAAAAATATGCTTTGGATAGTGCATCTAAAATTATAGAAGTGGAAAACTATACTGTGGATAATGAAAATGATAAAGTTATCAAGAAAATGTAG
- a CDS encoding flagellar motor protein MotB encodes MSRKKQHHEEHVDEAWLLPYSDMLTLLLALFIVMFAMGQTDKAKFQAMSKSFNQIFSGGTSMMQSDGNSIIPMDTISDGTGKSDAELEQDKMVAIKAVMEEEITSEGYSDAINVDINEEGLYITVQDVALFDSGKADIHQNVIPLLSKVSAMLNGLENEIKIVGHTDNVPIDNSEFHSNMDLSAERAINVRSLLVKSENGLDPEKTSIEAWGELKPKASNDTEQGRAQNRRVEIVVSREYKEADTASK; translated from the coding sequence ATGAGTAGAAAAAAACAACATCATGAAGAGCATGTTGATGAAGCTTGGCTTCTTCCATATTCAGATATGTTAACTTTGTTATTAGCATTATTTATTGTAATGTTTGCAATGGGACAAACAGATAAGGCAAAATTTCAGGCTATGAGCAAATCTTTTAATCAAATATTTTCTGGTGGAACATCTATGATGCAAAGTGATGGAAACTCGATTATTCCTATGGATACAATATCTGATGGGACTGGCAAAAGTGATGCAGAACTTGAACAAGATAAGATGGTTGCAATCAAAGCAGTTATGGAAGAAGAAATTACAAGTGAAGGATATAGTGATGCCATTAACGTTGACATTAACGAAGAAGGATTATATATTACAGTACAGGATGTTGCACTTTTTGATTCTGGTAAAGCCGATATACATCAAAATGTAATTCCGTTATTATCGAAGGTTTCTGCTATGTTGAATGGATTAGAAAATGAAATAAAAATTGTTGGACATACTGATAATGTTCCTATTGATAATTCAGAATTTCATTCAAATATGGATTTAAGTGCAGAACGTGCTATAAATGTAAGAAGCTTATTGGTTAAGTCGGAAAATGGGCTTGATCCAGAAAAAACATCAATAGAAGCTTGGGGAGAACTTAAGCCTAAAGCATCTAATGATACTGAACAAGGAAGAGCTCAAAATAGAAGAGTAGAGATTGTTGTTAGTAGAGAGTATAAGGAAGCTGATACAGCATCAAAATAA
- the motA gene encoding flagellar motor stator protein MotA → MDIFLVIGLIGGSAVVLSGLLMKGASPSILFSGEAIMVIIVGSIIGILNSFPKNEVTKIPKILGVLFSNKGRQDPVEIIEQLIEMSQRTRRDGLLSLEGTIQGLDNRFMKKGLEMVVDGMESDIIKEVLEIEIESMEERHRLGATVFSTAGGTAPTLGVLGAVIGLIGALGNLNDIDKLGESISSAFVATVYGIFCGYLIFHPFSNRLKRKSLEEIKNMNIILEGVLAIQAGNNPKSIERKLVGMLEPKDRIKLEKNSNN, encoded by the coding sequence ATGGATATATTTTTAGTTATAGGACTAATTGGAGGTAGTGCGGTTGTTCTTTCGGGATTATTAATGAAAGGCGCTAGTCCAAGCATATTGTTTAGTGGTGAAGCAATAATGGTAATTATTGTTGGTAGTATAATTGGTATTTTAAATTCTTTTCCAAAGAACGAAGTTACTAAAATTCCTAAAATTCTTGGAGTTTTGTTTAGTAATAAAGGGCGTCAAGATCCTGTTGAAATCATTGAGCAGCTTATAGAAATGTCTCAAAGAACAAGAAGAGATGGATTATTATCACTCGAAGGTACTATACAAGGGCTTGATAATAGGTTTATGAAAAAAGGATTAGAAATGGTAGTTGACGGTATGGAATCCGATATAATAAAAGAAGTACTTGAAATTGAAATTGAAAGTATGGAAGAAAGACATCGTCTAGGAGCTACTGTTTTTTCAACAGCAGGTGGTACAGCACCAACACTTGGTGTTTTAGGAGCTGTTATTGGATTAATTGGTGCACTTGGAAATCTTAATGATATTGATAAACTTGGAGAGAGTATATCTTCAGCATTCGTTGCGACTGTTTATGGTATTTTTTGTGGGTATTTAATATTCCATCCATTTTCAAATAGATTAAAAAGAAAATCCCTAGAAGAAATAAAAAATATGAATATTATACTTGAAGGGGTTTTAGCTATTCAAGCTGGAAATAATCCTAAAAGTATCGAAAGAAAATTAGTTGGAATGTTGGAACCTAAGGATAGAATTAAACTTGAAAAGAATAGCAATAATTAA
- a CDS encoding HD domain-containing protein, with translation MKDKDYEIFLEIENHLLNDDKPSLFLKKLADEKLLNNYPFSMIGDLQDVEQNPKYHPEGNVFIHTMMVIDEGAINREKSNDKRAFMWSLLLHDVGKKPTTKMRRGRLTSYDHDRVGRDMAEKFLEYFNQDKNFVDKVIGLVRWHMQSLFVIKDSRFQNIDEMLKDVDVNEIVLVALADRLGRGNLDNFAREETINEINCFEEKLIKYKK, from the coding sequence ATGAAAGACAAAGATTATGAGATTTTTTTAGAAATAGAAAATCATTTGTTAAATGATGATAAACCATCACTTTTTTTGAAAAAGCTAGCAGATGAAAAATTACTCAATAATTATCCATTTTCAATGATTGGAGATCTACAAGATGTTGAGCAAAATCCTAAATATCATCCAGAAGGAAATGTTTTTATACATACCATGATGGTTATTGATGAAGGTGCTATAAATAGAGAAAAAAGTAATGATAAAAGAGCATTTATGTGGTCATTATTATTACATGATGTTGGAAAAAAACCAACTACAAAAATGAGAAGAGGAAGACTTACATCTTATGATCATGATAGGGTTGGAAGGGATATGGCGGAAAAATTTTTAGAGTATTTCAATCAAGATAAGAATTTTGTTGATAAAGTTATTGGTCTTGTAAGATGGCATATGCAGAGTTTGTTTGTAATAAAAGATTCAAGGTTTCAGAATATCGATGAGATGCTAAAAGATGTTGATGTGAATGAGATTGTTTTAGTAGCTCTTGCAGATAGACTTGGAAGAGGTAATTTAGATAATTTTGCAAGAGAAGAAACAATTAATGAAATTAATTGTTTTGAAGAAAAGCTTATAAAGTATAAAAAATAA
- a CDS encoding alanine/glycine:cation symporter family protein produces MSNFAGNVEWLSNFLYTYILVAMLIVLGIFFTCKTKFVQFRYIKEMFRLLGDGATSNKEDGHVSSFQAFCISTASRVGTGNLAGIAIAISIGGPGAIFWMWLIALIGAGSSFVESTLAQIYKEKDSKCAFRGGPAYYIEKGLNKKWMGILFSILITVSFGLIFNSVQSNTISIAMNEAFGFDRLTVGIVLTILTIVIIIGGVQRVAKVSSIIVPVMAVLYILVALFVIFKNIGEVPRILLLIFENAFGVEQAVGGSLGGVILIGIKRGLFSNEAGMGSAPNAAATANVSHPVKQGLIQTLAVFNDTIIICSCTAFIILLSDVDLSGGLTGIQLTQNALSSQIGSIGSTFIAICIFLFAFSSIVGNYYYGESNIEFLTNKRVYIGIYRAAVASMVLFGAIASLDIVWNLADVFMAGMAILNLIAITALGKYAYKALDDYRKQKKNGIKEPVFKASSIEGLKNTTEWQ; encoded by the coding sequence ATGAGTAATTTTGCAGGGAATGTGGAATGGTTAAGTAATTTTTTATACACATATATACTTGTGGCTATGCTTATAGTGTTGGGTATATTCTTTACATGTAAAACAAAATTTGTTCAATTTAGATACATTAAAGAGATGTTCAGATTATTAGGTGATGGGGCAACTAGTAATAAAGAAGATGGACACGTATCATCATTTCAGGCTTTTTGTATAAGTACAGCTTCAAGAGTAGGTACTGGAAATTTAGCAGGTATAGCAATAGCTATTTCAATAGGAGGACCAGGTGCAATATTCTGGATGTGGCTTATAGCATTAATTGGTGCAGGATCAAGCTTTGTAGAATCAACATTAGCACAGATATATAAAGAAAAGGATAGCAAATGTGCATTTAGAGGTGGACCAGCATATTACATAGAAAAAGGTCTTAACAAGAAATGGATGGGGATTTTATTCTCAATACTTATAACTGTTAGTTTTGGTTTGATTTTTAATTCAGTTCAATCTAATACAATTTCAATTGCCATGAATGAGGCTTTTGGATTTGATAGATTAACTGTTGGAATTGTATTAACAATTTTAACAATAGTAATAATAATCGGGGGCGTTCAAAGAGTTGCTAAGGTTTCAAGTATTATTGTTCCTGTTATGGCAGTGCTATATATATTAGTTGCATTATTTGTAATATTTAAGAATATTGGAGAGGTTCCAAGAATATTACTATTAATTTTTGAAAATGCATTTGGTGTAGAGCAAGCTGTTGGTGGAAGTTTAGGAGGAGTAATTCTTATAGGGATTAAGAGAGGGTTATTCTCAAACGAAGCTGGAATGGGGAGTGCACCAAATGCAGCAGCTACAGCAAATGTTTCACATCCTGTTAAGCAAGGGTTAATTCAAACATTAGCGGTATTCAATGATACTATAATAATATGTAGTTGTACTGCTTTCATTATTTTATTATCTGATGTTGATCTAAGTGGTGGGTTAACAGGAATTCAGCTTACTCAAAATGCTTTAAGTTCTCAGATTGGAAGTATAGGAAGTACATTTATTGCTATATGTATATTTTTGTTTGCCTTTAGTTCTATTGTAGGAAATTACTACTATGGGGAGTCAAACATTGAATTTTTAACTAATAAGAGAGTATACATAGGTATTTATAGAGCAGCAGTTGCCTCAATGGTTCTTTTTGGAGCAATAGCAAGCTTAGATATTGTTTGGAACCTAGCAGACGTATTTATGGCTGGAATGGCTATATTAAATCTTATTGCAATAACAGCATTAGGAAAGTATGCATATAAAGCATTAGATGATTACCGTAAGCAGAAAAAGAATGGAATAAAGGAACCTGTATTTAAGGCTTCATCTATTGAAGGTTTAAAAAATACTACAGAGTGGCAATAG
- a CDS encoding P-II family nitrogen regulator, protein MKRIEAIIRPSKLEEIKEALKNNNINGVTISQVMGCGKQLGWKEYHRGTELITNVLPKIEVKMVIEDSKVEEVIEIISSIAKTGEVGDGKIFVIDICDCVRIRTGERGNEAL, encoded by the coding sequence ATGAAGAGAATAGAAGCTATCATAAGGCCTTCAAAACTTGAAGAAATAAAAGAAGCATTAAAGAATAATAATATTAATGGAGTTACTATAAGCCAAGTAATGGGATGTGGTAAACAATTAGGATGGAAAGAATATCATAGAGGAACTGAACTTATTACTAATGTATTACCGAAAATTGAAGTAAAAATGGTAATAGAGGATAGTAAAGTTGAAGAAGTAATAGAAATAATTTCTTCAATAGCTAAGACTGGTGAAGTTGGAGATGGTAAGATATTCGTTATAGATATATGTGATTGTGTAAGAATAAGAACTGGAGAAAGAGGAAATGAGGCACTATAA
- a CDS encoding ammonium transporter: MEINLADSAFVMICSAMVFFMTPGLAFFYAGMVRRKNVLNTLMASFFCCGLASLLWVIIGYSLSFGNDFHGIVGGFNHLFLNGVGADINSAYSNSIPELLFALFQMMFAIITPALITGSLTGRMKFSALFVFIAVWSILVYYPMAHMVWGDGGLIKELGAVDFAGGNVVHISSGVSGLVACIMLGKRRGYGMISYKPHNIPFVVLGAGLLWFGWFGFNAGSALGAEPLAVQAFMTTNTSAATAMLSWMLIEKIAHGKPTMLGAATGAVVGLVAITPGAGFVSIWASIIIGALVSPICYFCMGHLKNKFGYDDSLDAFGCHGVGGIWGGIATGLFTQTSINSGAKWNGLFFGDFKLLGAQILSIVITAAFAGIMTFVIIKVISLFMDIRVEASEEADGLDIVEHGESAYPAFTGLD; the protein is encoded by the coding sequence ATGGAAATAAATTTAGCAGATAGTGCATTTGTTATGATTTGCTCTGCAATGGTATTTTTTATGACACCTGGACTTGCTTTTTTCTATGCTGGGATGGTTAGAAGAAAGAATGTATTAAATACACTTATGGCTTCGTTTTTTTGTTGCGGTTTAGCATCATTATTGTGGGTAATTATAGGTTATTCTTTGTCATTTGGTAATGACTTTCATGGAATTGTTGGTGGATTTAATCATTTATTCTTAAATGGAGTTGGTGCAGATATTAATTCTGCATATTCAAATAGTATACCTGAATTATTATTTGCTTTGTTTCAAATGATGTTTGCAATAATTACACCAGCACTTATAACTGGTTCTTTAACAGGAAGAATGAAATTTTCAGCATTATTCGTTTTTATAGCCGTATGGTCAATATTAGTGTACTATCCAATGGCGCATATGGTTTGGGGTGATGGTGGATTGATAAAAGAACTTGGAGCAGTTGATTTTGCTGGAGGAAATGTAGTTCATATAAGCTCGGGAGTGTCAGGTTTAGTAGCGTGTATAATGCTTGGAAAAAGAAGAGGTTATGGAATGATATCTTATAAACCACACAACATTCCATTTGTAGTACTTGGAGCTGGGCTACTATGGTTTGGATGGTTTGGGTTTAATGCAGGAAGTGCACTTGGAGCAGAACCACTTGCAGTACAAGCATTTATGACTACTAACACATCAGCAGCAACAGCAATGCTTTCTTGGATGCTTATAGAAAAAATTGCACATGGAAAACCAACAATGCTTGGAGCTGCAACTGGGGCTGTTGTAGGGTTAGTTGCAATTACTCCTGGAGCAGGATTTGTTTCAATATGGGCATCTATAATCATTGGAGCATTAGTATCTCCAATATGTTATTTTTGCATGGGACATCTTAAGAATAAATTTGGATATGATGATTCATTAGATGCCTTTGGATGTCACGGAGTCGGTGGAATATGGGGAGGCATTGCCACAGGATTATTTACTCAGACTTCAATTAATTCGGGAGCAAAATGGAATGGTTTATTTTTCGGAGACTTTAAGCTTTTAGGAGCACAGATTTTAAGTATAGTTATTACAGCAGCATTTGCAGGAATTATGACGTTTGTTATAATTAAGGTAATAAGTTTATTTATGGATATAAGAGTAGAAGCATCAGAAGAAGCTGATGGTCTTGATATTGTAGAACATGGAGAATCTGCTTACCCTGCATTTACAGGTTTAGATTAA